The Girardinichthys multiradiatus isolate DD_20200921_A chromosome Y, DD_fGirMul_XY1, whole genome shotgun sequence genome has a window encoding:
- the LOC124864254 gene encoding uncharacterized protein LOC124864254 isoform X2 has product MALKNLRKSHQDVKINPNATEKCCTLFGSYSKVQAALAQLLCHPGGPEFSENKYSDPAASSRIWSFQKSQKPQVSEDRRRNSTKHKEHKEEEDDSDLSTEGENLSSNRNLAPGGDDWEAANHTDSAAQRSPTAFIEDSSLIVDADVFQYLQTHSQKEYQQILSQFGVEVVNETNQGLTTLFLHIADTAVVNEGQDCMKLAKNAISRLYQENEAKICLDQLPKSILRPRGGLQWLIENLSARFPKLLLNEDKLNIYFIGSSRDVSEARHSLLMGHEEDRNQKEGVASLLNFPSYNSGSSPVHADEEQLPRTKPHTERPLDERSDRTLISEEDELRLDGARRYKLAARFKDSGLAGLGSFPFRPNASPSRQACQEPILRHNVLSETTKISGGEVSSGGPQNTGEDILFKSAYTSSPSVFTKIEANLNIGMVDTRLKNLISQFAPSSLPQSTSLPPSGSGSTLKRANSFSGTPQQKAQVLGQKSHDDSSKSTARVWMRSSSFSSQTVKDTQEVHHDEISVSRVMWQYIKEAYGTRVEDLTSDLQMEESFSEGSRDLT; this is encoded by the coding sequence ATGGCGCTGAAAAACCTTCGTAAAAGTCATCAGGATGTCAAGATAAACCCTAATGCTACTGAGAAGTGTTGCACATTGTTTGGCTCGTACTCCAAAGTGCAGGCTGCTTTGGCCCAACTGCTGTGCCATCCTGGAGGTCCAGAATTCTCAGAGAACAAATACTCAGATCCAGCTGCCTCCAGCAGGATTTGGTCTTTTCAGAAATCACAGAAGCCTCAGGTATCAGAAGATCGGAGGAGAAACTCTACCaagcacaaagaacacaaagaagaagaagatgactCTGACCTTTCAACAGAGGGGGAAAACTTAAGCTCAAACAGAAATCTGGCACCTGGTGGTGATGACTGGGAAGCTGCCAATCACACAGACAGTGCAGCTCAGCGCTCTCCTACTGCTTTCATAGAGGATTCCTCTCTGATTGTAGATGCAGATGTGTTTCAGTATCTGCAGACGCACTCCCAGAAGGAATACCAGCAAATCCTCAGTCAGTTCGGCGTTGAGGTGGTGAATGAAACAAATCAGGGCCTGACCACTCTGTTTTTGCACATTGCTGACACAGCAGTGGTGAATGAGGGTCAGGACTGCATGAAACTAGCTAAAAATGCAATAAGTCGACTTTACCAGGAGAATGAGGCAAAGATCTGTCTAGACCAGCTTCCTAAGAGTATCCTTCGCCCCAGAGGAGGACTGCAATGGCTAATAGAGAACTTAAGTGCAAGATTTCCAAAGCTTCTTCTAAATGAAGATAAGCTGAATATTTACTTTATTGGTAGCAGCAGGGATGTATCTGAGGCCAGGCACTCTCTTTTAATGGGCCACGAGGAAGATAGAAATCAAAAGGAGGGTGTCGCCAGTCTGCTTAATTTCCCTTCATATAATTCCGGCTCATCGCCAGTTCATGCTGATGAAGAACAATTGCCGCGGACTAAGCCTCACACTGAAAGACCTTTGGATGAAAGGTCAGATCGGACGCTGATATCAGAGGAAGATGAACTAAGACTTGATGGAGCCAGAAGGTATAAACTTGCTGCTCGGTTTAAAGATTCAGGACTTGCTGGTTTGGGCAGCTTCCCCTTCCGCCCAAATGCATCACCCAGCAGGCAAGCATGCCAGGAACCGATTCTGAGGCACAATGTGCTCTCTGAAACAACAAAGATTTCTGGTGGAGAAGTTTCTAGTGGAGGCCCTCAAAATACAGGAGAGGACATATTGTTCAAAAGCGCTTATACATCTTCTCCATCTGTGTTCACAAAGATTGAAGCCAATTTAAACATAGGTATGGTAGATACCAGACTAAAGAATTTAATATCCCAGTTTGCTCCTTCCAGTCTTCCACAAAGTACGTCACTTCCACCTTCTGGGTCTGGATCTACTTTAAAGCGAGCCAATAGTTTCTCAGGAACGCCTCAGCAGAAAGCTCAAGTCTTGGGTCAGAAGAGCCATGATGATTCAAGTAAATCCACAGCCAGAGTCTGGATGCGGTCCTCCAGCTTTAGTAGCCAAACAGTAAAGGATACACAAGAAGTCCATCATGACGAGATCTCAGTTTCCCGGGTTATGTGGCAGTACATAAAAGAAGCCTACGGCACCCGAGTGGAGGACCTGACCTCTGATCTCCAGATGGAAGAGAGCTTCTCCGAGGGCAGTCGGGATTTGACTTAG
- the LOC124864254 gene encoding uncharacterized protein LOC124864254 isoform X1, whose protein sequence is MSEAGRIVRVSGLPTDMEDVRLKDKLLIHFLRTRNGGGEIDHIMIVKSMPLYALINFEDSAVAQRVVQHRCHILEIDGKKYELNVSQHPESLDPDQVVLSLTARVDYSRLPGGIMALKNLRKSHQDVKINPNATEKCCTLFGSYSKVQAALAQLLCHPGGPEFSENKYSDPAASSRIWSFQKSQKPQVSEDRRRNSTKHKEHKEEEDDSDLSTEGENLSSNRNLAPGGDDWEAANHTDSAAQRSPTAFIEDSSLIVDADVFQYLQTHSQKEYQQILSQFGVEVVNETNQGLTTLFLHIADTAVVNEGQDCMKLAKNAISRLYQENEAKICLDQLPKSILRPRGGLQWLIENLSARFPKLLLNEDKLNIYFIGSSRDVSEARHSLLMGHEEDRNQKEGVASLLNFPSYNSGSSPVHADEEQLPRTKPHTERPLDERSDRTLISEEDELRLDGARRYKLAARFKDSGLAGLGSFPFRPNASPSRQACQEPILRHNVLSETTKISGGEVSSGGPQNTGEDILFKSAYTSSPSVFTKIEANLNIGMVDTRLKNLISQFAPSSLPQSTSLPPSGSGSTLKRANSFSGTPQQKAQVLGQKSHDDSSKSTARVWMRSSSFSSQTVKDTQEVHHDEISVSRVMWQYIKEAYGTRVEDLTSDLQMEESFSEGSRDLT, encoded by the exons TGGCACAGAGAGTTGTTCAACACCGCTGCCACATTCTGGAAATAGATGGGAAGAAGTATGAACTCAATGTTTCACAGCATCCCGAAAGCTTGGACCCAGACCAG GTCGTCTTAAGTTTAACAGCAAGGGTTGACTACAGCCGGCTTCCTGGGGGAATCATGGCGCTGAAAAACCTTCGTAAAAGTCATCAGGATGTCAAGATAAACCCTAATGCTACTGAGAAGTGTTGCACATTGTTTGGCTCGTACTCCAAAGTGCAGGCTGCTTTGGCCCAACTGCTGTGCCATCCTGGAGGTCCAGAATTCTCAGAGAACAAATACTCAGATCCAGCTGCCTCCAGCAGGATTTGGTCTTTTCAGAAATCACAGAAGCCTCAGGTATCAGAAGATCGGAGGAGAAACTCTACCaagcacaaagaacacaaagaagaagaagatgactCTGACCTTTCAACAGAGGGGGAAAACTTAAGCTCAAACAGAAATCTGGCACCTGGTGGTGATGACTGGGAAGCTGCCAATCACACAGACAGTGCAGCTCAGCGCTCTCCTACTGCTTTCATAGAGGATTCCTCTCTGATTGTAGATGCAGATGTGTTTCAGTATCTGCAGACGCACTCCCAGAAGGAATACCAGCAAATCCTCAGTCAGTTCGGCGTTGAGGTGGTGAATGAAACAAATCAGGGCCTGACCACTCTGTTTTTGCACATTGCTGACACAGCAGTGGTGAATGAGGGTCAGGACTGCATGAAACTAGCTAAAAATGCAATAAGTCGACTTTACCAGGAGAATGAGGCAAAGATCTGTCTAGACCAGCTTCCTAAGAGTATCCTTCGCCCCAGAGGAGGACTGCAATGGCTAATAGAGAACTTAAGTGCAAGATTTCCAAAGCTTCTTCTAAATGAAGATAAGCTGAATATTTACTTTATTGGTAGCAGCAGGGATGTATCTGAGGCCAGGCACTCTCTTTTAATGGGCCACGAGGAAGATAGAAATCAAAAGGAGGGTGTCGCCAGTCTGCTTAATTTCCCTTCATATAATTCCGGCTCATCGCCAGTTCATGCTGATGAAGAACAATTGCCGCGGACTAAGCCTCACACTGAAAGACCTTTGGATGAAAGGTCAGATCGGACGCTGATATCAGAGGAAGATGAACTAAGACTTGATGGAGCCAGAAGGTATAAACTTGCTGCTCGGTTTAAAGATTCAGGACTTGCTGGTTTGGGCAGCTTCCCCTTCCGCCCAAATGCATCACCCAGCAGGCAAGCATGCCAGGAACCGATTCTGAGGCACAATGTGCTCTCTGAAACAACAAAGATTTCTGGTGGAGAAGTTTCTAGTGGAGGCCCTCAAAATACAGGAGAGGACATATTGTTCAAAAGCGCTTATACATCTTCTCCATCTGTGTTCACAAAGATTGAAGCCAATTTAAACATAGGTATGGTAGATACCAGACTAAAGAATTTAATATCCCAGTTTGCTCCTTCCAGTCTTCCACAAAGTACGTCACTTCCACCTTCTGGGTCTGGATCTACTTTAAAGCGAGCCAATAGTTTCTCAGGAACGCCTCAGCAGAAAGCTCAAGTCTTGGGTCAGAAGAGCCATGATGATTCAAGTAAATCCACAGCCAGAGTCTGGATGCGGTCCTCCAGCTTTAGTAGCCAAACAGTAAAGGATACACAAGAAGTCCATCATGACGAGATCTCAGTTTCCCGGGTTATGTGGCAGTACATAAAAGAAGCCTACGGCACCCGAGTGGAGGACCTGACCTCTGATCTCCAGATGGAAGAGAGCTTCTCCGAGGGCAGTCGGGATTTGACTTAG